In the genome of Gemmatimonadaceae bacterium, the window GGACACGGCCTCCGTGGTGCAGGCGGGCGTGCCACTCGTGTATGCCCGCTGTGTCGGGTGTCATCAACTCAACGGCCAGGGCATCCCGAATGTGTATCCACCGCTCACCGGCGACTCTCGGGTGAACGGGCCGATCGACCGGGCGATTGCCATCACGCTGCACGGCATCGAGGGCGCGCTCGCCGTCAACGGGCGGCCATTTCTCAGTGCCATGTTGCCGTCAGGTGATGGACTGCCCATGACGAATGAGGAGATCGCCAGCGTCCTCACGTACGCGCGCTCGAGTTGGGGGAACACGGCCACGGCGG includes:
- a CDS encoding cytochrome c yields the protein MIRRALGPLAVCVWACDTPSHGGAADTASVVQAGVPLVYARCVGCHQLNGQGIPNVYPPLTGDSRVNGPIDRAIAITLHGIEGALAVNGRPFLSAMLPSGDGLPMTNEEIASVLTYARSSWGNTATAVSAADVSRVRAATAGRARPWTAAELQSLP